The proteins below are encoded in one region of Salvelinus alpinus chromosome 27, SLU_Salpinus.1, whole genome shotgun sequence:
- the LOC139556035 gene encoding protein eva-1 homolog A-like isoform X2 codes for MNPVINATTGSTNMALISSALAAYNYIADHPERAALYFLCGVCLGLFFTLFALVVQISCRTDCQPRRRPGTITRKRPRPSDSSSDSRDSDSDTTSDLSARRHRRFERTLNMNVFTSAEELERAQRLEERERIIREIWMNGQPDIPGTRSLNRYY; via the exons ATGAACCCTGTAATCAACGCTACGACGGGCAGCACCAACATGGCCCTCATCAGTAGCGCACTGGCAGCCTACAACTACATAGCAG ACCACCCAGAGCGTGCAGCTCTCTACTTCCTGTGTGGCGTGTGCCTGGGCCTCTTCTTTACCCTCTTTGCTCTGGTCGTCCAGATCTCATGCCGCACCGACTGCCAACCCCGCCGTCGCCCCGGCACCATCACCAGGAAGCGTCCGCGGCCCTCCGACTCCTCGTCCGACTCCAGAGACTCTGACTCGGACACCACGTCAGACCTGTCGGCCCGCCGCCACCGCCGCTTCGAGCGCACTCTCAACATGAATGTGTTCACATCAGCGGAGGAGCTGGAGCGTGCACAgcggctggaggagagggagaggatcaTACGAGAGATCTGGATGAACGGTCAGCCAGATATACCCGGGACACGCAGCCTCAACCGCTACTACTGA
- the efhc1 gene encoding EF-hand domain-containing protein 1 isoform X1 codes for MSINTGHGLPFLPGNTFRDVTKSAHHRPQTLSYKNGYALPHRPKVGIGQAPLLSSELTQSEINQFSNQTSALTYGTTHYSPALDFIPAHVAYDKKVLRFYGYFQQEVLHSPLEGYRVRPVVLYYYLEDDSMCIMEPVVENSGIPQGKLIKRQRLPKNDRGDHYHWKDLNVGMDLVVYGTVYRVTHCDSYTQDFMESEGLVLNDPEPTPVDPYIQRRTQAGRSFITPSVFDRLKQFLTMDRKVLRFFALWDHTDTLYGEARPVTIQYYLVDDSVEIREVHEPNSGRDPFPVLLRRQRLPKNIKPACKPFPSCVLEVSPQEVHQYYSPKDFQVGETLQLMGRRFLLYDCDEFTKTYYQKNHPDLELKPKPVVKKSTELHDRHEVPPYNGFGSLEDSLQNCLSLIPEPPKKNLMKMLENDHKVLRYAARMDSQNPQDEGRRFIFSYFLSSDMISIFEKSTRNSGIISGQFLEKTRIPKPGCTVDKPEFYGPADFAIGDTVEVFRHRFVLTDADHYVLKYLESISDQLPSRTLNSLRQRLGMVDQEVDPHTDPQSEDIERAEASS; via the exons ATGTCGATCAACACGGGACATGGCTTGCCATTTTTGCCAGGAAACACCTTTCGGGATGTTACG AAGTCAGCTCACCATCGTCCTCAAACCCTGTCCTATAAGAATGGCTATGCCCTGCCGCACCGGCCCAAGGTTGGCATCGGACAAGCCCCTCTCCTGTCCAGTGAGCTGACCCAGAGTGAGATCAACCAGTTTTCCAATCAGACGTCTGCTCTCACCTATGGCACCACCCACTACAGCCCGGCACTGGACTTCATCCCTGCTCATGTCGCTTATGACAAGAAG GTGCTGCGCTTCTATGGCTACTTCCAGCAGGAGGTGCTGCACTCGCCCCTGGAGGGTTACCGCGTGCGCCCTGTGGTCCTTTACTACTACCTGGAGGACGACAGCATGTGTATCATGGAACCGGTGGTGGAGAACTCTGGGATACCACAG GGCAAGTTGATCAAGCGCCAGAGGCTGCCCAAGAACGACCGCGGTGACCACTACCACTGGAAAGATCTCAACGTGGGCATGGACCTGGTAGTGTACGGCACCGTCTACCGCGTCACACACTGTGACAGCTACACACAG GACTTCATGGAGAGCGAGGGTCTGGTTTTGAACGACCCTGAGCCGACCCCGGTCGACCCGTACATCCAGCGGCGCACCCAGGCTGGACGCTCCTTCATCACCCCATCTGTCTTCGACCGCCTCAAGCAGTTCCTCACCATGGACCGCAAG GTGCTGCGTTTCTTTGCGCTGTGGGACCACACTGACACTCTGTACGGGGAGGCCAGGCCTGTGACAATCCAGTACTATCTAGTGGATGACTCAGTGGAGATCCGAGAGGTCCATGAGCCCAACAGTGGCCGGGACCCCTTCCCTGTGCTGCTACGCAGACAGAGGCTGCCCAAGAACATCAAACCAGCCTGCA agCCCTTCCCTAGCTGTGTACTGGAGGTGTCCCCCCAGGAGGTGCACCAGTACTACTCGCCCAAGGACTTCCAGGTGGGCGAGACGCTGCAGCTGATGGGCCGGCGCTTCCTGCTCTACGACTGTGACGAGTTCACCAAGACCTACTACCAGAAGAACCACCCCGACCTGGAGCTCAAACCCAAACCTGTGGTCAAGAAGAGCACAGAGCTGCACGACAGGCATGAG GTTCCTCCCTACAATGGTTTTGGTTCACTGGAGGACTCCCTTCAGAATTGCCTGTCTCTGATCCCTGAGCCCCCTAAGAAGAATCtgatgaagatgctggagaatgACCACAAAGTTCTGCGCTACGCTGCCAGGATG GACTCCCAGAATCCCCAGGACGAGGGCCGCCGCTTCATCTTctcctacttcctgtccagtgATATGATCAGCATCTTCGAGAAGTCCACGCGCAACTCCGGCATCATCAGCGGCCAGTTCCTGGAAAAGACACGCATCCCCAAGCCGGGCTGCACCGTGGACAAGCCCGAGTTCTATGGCCCGGCCGACTTTGCCATCGGAGACACCGTGGAGG TTTTCAGACACCGCTTTGTGCTGACCGATGCTGACCACTACGTGCTGAAGTACCTGGAGTCCATCTCGGATCAACTCCCCTCTCGCACCCTGAACTCCCTGAGACAGAGGCTGGGCATGGTTGACCAGGAGGTGGACCCCCACACCGACCCGCAGTCAG AGGACATTGAAAGAGCGGAAGCCTCTTCTTGA
- the efhc1 gene encoding EF-hand domain-containing protein 1 isoform X2, with product MSINTGHGLPFLPGNTFRDVTSAHHRPQTLSYKNGYALPHRPKVGIGQAPLLSSELTQSEINQFSNQTSALTYGTTHYSPALDFIPAHVAYDKKVLRFYGYFQQEVLHSPLEGYRVRPVVLYYYLEDDSMCIMEPVVENSGIPQGKLIKRQRLPKNDRGDHYHWKDLNVGMDLVVYGTVYRVTHCDSYTQDFMESEGLVLNDPEPTPVDPYIQRRTQAGRSFITPSVFDRLKQFLTMDRKVLRFFALWDHTDTLYGEARPVTIQYYLVDDSVEIREVHEPNSGRDPFPVLLRRQRLPKNIKPACKPFPSCVLEVSPQEVHQYYSPKDFQVGETLQLMGRRFLLYDCDEFTKTYYQKNHPDLELKPKPVVKKSTELHDRHEVPPYNGFGSLEDSLQNCLSLIPEPPKKNLMKMLENDHKVLRYAARMDSQNPQDEGRRFIFSYFLSSDMISIFEKSTRNSGIISGQFLEKTRIPKPGCTVDKPEFYGPADFAIGDTVEVFRHRFVLTDADHYVLKYLESISDQLPSRTLNSLRQRLGMVDQEVDPHTDPQSEDIERAEASS from the exons ATGTCGATCAACACGGGACATGGCTTGCCATTTTTGCCAGGAAACACCTTTCGGGATGTTACG TCAGCTCACCATCGTCCTCAAACCCTGTCCTATAAGAATGGCTATGCCCTGCCGCACCGGCCCAAGGTTGGCATCGGACAAGCCCCTCTCCTGTCCAGTGAGCTGACCCAGAGTGAGATCAACCAGTTTTCCAATCAGACGTCTGCTCTCACCTATGGCACCACCCACTACAGCCCGGCACTGGACTTCATCCCTGCTCATGTCGCTTATGACAAGAAG GTGCTGCGCTTCTATGGCTACTTCCAGCAGGAGGTGCTGCACTCGCCCCTGGAGGGTTACCGCGTGCGCCCTGTGGTCCTTTACTACTACCTGGAGGACGACAGCATGTGTATCATGGAACCGGTGGTGGAGAACTCTGGGATACCACAG GGCAAGTTGATCAAGCGCCAGAGGCTGCCCAAGAACGACCGCGGTGACCACTACCACTGGAAAGATCTCAACGTGGGCATGGACCTGGTAGTGTACGGCACCGTCTACCGCGTCACACACTGTGACAGCTACACACAG GACTTCATGGAGAGCGAGGGTCTGGTTTTGAACGACCCTGAGCCGACCCCGGTCGACCCGTACATCCAGCGGCGCACCCAGGCTGGACGCTCCTTCATCACCCCATCTGTCTTCGACCGCCTCAAGCAGTTCCTCACCATGGACCGCAAG GTGCTGCGTTTCTTTGCGCTGTGGGACCACACTGACACTCTGTACGGGGAGGCCAGGCCTGTGACAATCCAGTACTATCTAGTGGATGACTCAGTGGAGATCCGAGAGGTCCATGAGCCCAACAGTGGCCGGGACCCCTTCCCTGTGCTGCTACGCAGACAGAGGCTGCCCAAGAACATCAAACCAGCCTGCA agCCCTTCCCTAGCTGTGTACTGGAGGTGTCCCCCCAGGAGGTGCACCAGTACTACTCGCCCAAGGACTTCCAGGTGGGCGAGACGCTGCAGCTGATGGGCCGGCGCTTCCTGCTCTACGACTGTGACGAGTTCACCAAGACCTACTACCAGAAGAACCACCCCGACCTGGAGCTCAAACCCAAACCTGTGGTCAAGAAGAGCACAGAGCTGCACGACAGGCATGAG GTTCCTCCCTACAATGGTTTTGGTTCACTGGAGGACTCCCTTCAGAATTGCCTGTCTCTGATCCCTGAGCCCCCTAAGAAGAATCtgatgaagatgctggagaatgACCACAAAGTTCTGCGCTACGCTGCCAGGATG GACTCCCAGAATCCCCAGGACGAGGGCCGCCGCTTCATCTTctcctacttcctgtccagtgATATGATCAGCATCTTCGAGAAGTCCACGCGCAACTCCGGCATCATCAGCGGCCAGTTCCTGGAAAAGACACGCATCCCCAAGCCGGGCTGCACCGTGGACAAGCCCGAGTTCTATGGCCCGGCCGACTTTGCCATCGGAGACACCGTGGAGG TTTTCAGACACCGCTTTGTGCTGACCGATGCTGACCACTACGTGCTGAAGTACCTGGAGTCCATCTCGGATCAACTCCCCTCTCGCACCCTGAACTCCCTGAGACAGAGGCTGGGCATGGTTGACCAGGAGGTGGACCCCCACACCGACCCGCAGTCAG AGGACATTGAAAGAGCGGAAGCCTCTTCTTGA